Proteins from a single region of Sylvia atricapilla isolate bSylAtr1 chromosome 9, bSylAtr1.pri, whole genome shotgun sequence:
- the TTC4 gene encoding tetratricopeptide repeat protein 4 — MAEAEQDGVSGAPAAPRYRGALHPDTWEQELEAIPMFMKRCPAEIDAARQPELACLQSLLFDEERSPAELATMYKNEGNEYFKEKDYGRALAAYSEGLRRRCGDAELDAVLLTNRGAAHFHLGNYRSALNDAIQARKLKPTHLKAIIRGALCHMELKNFSEAIAWCEEGLQIDSKEKKLVEMRAKADKLKRTQERDARKAKVMESKEQRQKEVLLAAIKERNIKLVLEPSDEEEEVSDGLAEISLDGFHSDSATGAKVHLDADGNLNWPVLFLYPEHEQTDFTVAFHENSRFIDHLVVMFAELPPWDLEKKIPSQHLELYFEDEEREEMYEVNPEHTLLQVLQHER; from the exons ATGGCGGAGGCCGAGCAGGACGGCGTGTCCGGGGCCCCGGCGGCGCCGCGCTACCGGGGAGCGCTGCACCCCGACACCTGGGAGCAG GAGCTGGAGGCCATCCCCATGTTCATGAAGCGCTGCCCGGCCGAGATCGACGCGGCGCGGCAGCCCGAGCTCGCCTGCCTGCAGTCGCTGCTGTTCGACGAGGAGCGGAGCCCCGCGG AGCTGGCCACGATGTACAAGAACGAAGGGAACGAGTACTTCAAGGAGAAGGACTACGGGAGAGCGCTGGCCGCCTACTCGGAGGGGCTGCGGAGGCGGTGCGGGGATGCGGAGCTGGACGCGGTGCTGCTCACCAACCGGGGGGCTGCACATTTCCACTTGG GTAACTACCGTTCTGCTCTAAATGATGCCATCCAAGCCAGAAAGCTGAAGCCCACCCATCTCAAAGCCATCATAAGAG GAGCTCTCTGTCACATGGAGCTAAAGAATTTCTCAGAAGCAATAGCATGGTGTGAGGAAGGTTTGCAGATAgactcaaaagagaaaaagctggTGGAAATGAGAGCTAAAGCTGACAAATTAAAG AGAACTCAGGAGCGGGATGCCAGGAAAGCCAAGGTGATGGAGAGCAAAGAGCAGCGTCAGAAGGAGGTTTTGCTTGCAGCAATAAAG gaAAGAAATATCAAGCTGGTTCTTGAGCCTTCAGATGAAGAAGAGGAAGTGTCAGATGGCCTGGCTGAGATATCCTTGGATGGGTTCCACTCTGACAGTGCCACGGGGGCAAAGGTGCACTTAGATGCTGATGGCAACCTGAACTGGCCTGTCCTCTTCCTGTACCCTGAGCACGAGCAGACAGATTTCACTGTGGCTTTTCATGAGAACTCCAG GTTTATTGATCATTTAGTGGTGATGTTTGCTGAGTTACCTCCTTgggatttagaaaaaaaaataccttcccAACATCTTGAG
- the PARS2 gene encoding probable proline--tRNA ligase, mitochondrial, with product MELAEMLFEVTKGHPAMEALLRSCRVPALGARQRGIRARHGGSPGRARRLLLSQLFQPLALPMDGRAGSEGRPGEPTCRSQRLMLQAGLIHPTSPGCYCYLPPTVRAMEKLIKVMDEEMRAVGGQKLNMPSLCSAELWRASGRWDRMGPELFRLVDRHNHGYCLGPTHEEVVTALVASQTGLSYKQLPLRLYQVTRKFRDEPKPRFGLLRSREFYMKDMYTFDTSEEAARRTYEQVCSAYCSLLTRLGLPFVKVQAATGSIGGTMSHEFQLPADIGEDRLALCPQGHFAANVETLNGEQTSCPTCGEKLSETKGIEVGHTFYLGTKYSSVANAVFSSANNKPQLAEMGCYGLGVTRILAASIEVLSTEDSIRWPSLIAPYQLCFIPPKRGSKEEEEQGAALLEQVYDDLAEALPHLAGDSVLDDRSQLTIGKRLKDAKRLGYPYVVVAGKRVCEDPPVFEVWNQNAGEVLFLTREGVIELLSKVQAP from the exons ATGGAGCtggcagagatgctgtttgAGGTGACGAAG GGACATCCCGCCATGGAGGCCTTGCTGAGGAGCTGCCGTGTGCCGGCGCTGGGCGCCCGTCAGCGCGGGATCAGGGCCCGGCACGGTGGCAGCCCGGGCAGGGCCAGGCGCCTGCTGCTCTCGCAGCTCTTCCAGCCGCTGGCGCTGCCCATGGACGGCCGGGCGGGCTCCGAGGGCCGGCCCGGGGAGCCCACCTGCCGCAGCCAGCGGCTGATGCTGCAGGCGGGGCTCATCCATCCCACCAGCCCCGGCTGCTACTGCTACCTGCCGCCCACCGTGCGTGCCATGGAGAAGCTGATCAAGGTGATGGACGAGGAGATGCGGGCCGTGGGCGGGCAGAAGCTGAACATGCCCAGCCTGTGCTCGGCGGAGCTGTGGCGCGCCAGCGGCCGCTGGGACCGGATGGGGCCGGAGCTTTTTCGGCTGGTGGATCGGCACAACCACGGTTATTGCCTGGGGCCCACGCACGAGGAGGTGGTGACGGCGCTGGTGGCCTCGCAGACCGGCCTGTCCTACAAACAGCTCCCTCTACGCCTCTACCAGGTCACCAGGAAATTCCGGGACGAGCCCAAGCCCCGCTTCGGTTTGCTGCGCAGCCGGGAGTTCTACATGAAGGACATGTACACCTTCGACACCTCCGAGGAGGCGGCTCGGCGCACCTACGAGCAGGTGTGCAGTGCCTACTGCAGCCTCCTCACCCGCCTGGGCCTGCCCTTCGTCAAGGTGCAGGCGGCCACGGGCAGCATCGGCGGCACCATGTCCCACGAGTTCCAGCTGCCGGCGGACATTGGCGAGGACAGGCTGGCGCTGTGCCCTCAGGGACATTTCGCTGCCAACGTGGAGACCCTAAACGGGGAGCAAACTTCGTGCCCCACGTGCGGGGAGAAACTCAGCGAGACCAAAGGGATCGAGGTGGGGCACACGTTTTACCTGGGCACCAAGTACTCCTCCGTGGCCAACGCCGTCTTCTCCTCTGCCAACAACAAACCCCAGCTGGCAGAAATGGGCTGCTACGGCCTGGGCGTCACCCGCATCCTGGCGGCCTCCATCGAGGTGTTGTCCACGGAGGACAGCATCCGCTGGCCGAGCCTCATCGCGCCCTACCAGCTCTGCTTCATCCCGCCCAAGAGGGgcagcaaggaggaggaggagcagggagcagcgctgctggagcaggtgtACGATGACCTGGCTGAAGCTCTGCCCCACCTGGCTGGTGACTCGGTGCTGGATGACAGGAGCCAGCTGACCATCGGTAAAAGGCTGAAGGATGCCAAAAGGCTGGGCTATCCCTACGTGGTTGTGGCTGGGAAGAGGGTCTGCGAGGACCCCCCGGTCTTTGAGGTTTGGAATCAGAACGCCGGCGAGGTTTTGTTCCTCACTAGGGAAGGGGTCATAGAGCTGCTGAGTAAAGTGCAAGCCCCTTAA
- the LOC136364612 gene encoding uncharacterized protein, whose product MLPLLLPLPPAPPATAPAAAGPAPLLPTGPGIAPAPASHRHRHPTGTGIRPIPASHRPRHQHPTHPSIPPAPTSHRHRHPTGTGISIRPIPASHRHRHPTGPGIPQAPASHRHQHPLHPSIPPASHRHPTGTGIRPIPASHRPRHPTGTGISIRPLPASHRHRHPTGTGISIQPLPASHRHRLPTGTGISIRPAPASHRHQHPTVPALIPAPLLPSGPGMAPASTPAPLLSTHRLPSHPSGDIRKKFFIHQKGC is encoded by the coding sequence ATGCTGCCGCTGCTCCTCCCgctgccgccggccccgcccgccaCCGCCCCCGCCGCAGcaggcccggccccgctgctTCCGACGGGCCCCGGCATCGCCCCGGCACCGGCATCCCACCGGCACCGGCATCCCACAGGCACCGGCATCCGACCCATCCCAGCATCCCACCGGCCCCGGCATCAACATCCGACCCATCCCAGCATCCCACCGGCACCGACATCCCACCGGCACCGGCATCCCACCGGCACCGGCATCAGCATCCGACCCATCCCAGCATCCCACCGGCACCGGCATCCCACCGGCCCCGGCATCCCACAGGCACCGGCATCGCACCGACATCAGCATCCGCTCCATCCCAGCATCCCACCGGCTTCCCACCGGCATCCCACCGGCACCGGCATCCGACCCATCCCAGCATCCCACCGGCCCCGGCATCCCACAGGCACCGGAATCAGCATCCGACCCCTCCCAGCATCCCACCGGCACCGGCATCCCACCGGCACCGGCATCAGCATCCAACCCCTCCCAGCATCTCACAGGCATCGGCTTCCCACCGGCACCGGCATCAGCATCCGACCCGCCCCTGCATCCCACCGGCACCAGCATCCCACCGTCCCCGCCTTAATCCCGGCCCCGCTCCTTCCGAGCGGCCCCGGCATGGCACCGGCATCAACCCCGGCCCCACTCCTTTCGACCCACCGCCTCCCCTCTCACCCCAGCggggatattaggaaaaaattcttcattcaTCAGAAGGGTTGTTAG